Proteins encoded together in one Thamnophis elegans isolate rThaEle1 chromosome 10, rThaEle1.pri, whole genome shotgun sequence window:
- the ALG3 gene encoding dol-P-Man:Man(5)GlcNAc(2)-PP-Dol alpha-1,3-mannosyltransferase — MAPAPGPRRKGVAAAGPGSPVLLRALRRAWQEKHLVLFEPRFTPLVAACLCLAEVGVNLWVIQRVAYTEIDWKAYMDEVEGVVNGTLDYTQLKGDTGPLVYPAGFVYIFMGLYYATDRGTNIRLAQYFFATLYLATLLLVFCIYSRTNKVPPYVFFFMCCASYRIHSIFVLRLFNDPVAMAILFLAVNLFLEDRWSWGCFCFSLAVSVKMNILLFAPGLLFLLLRRFGLRGAIPKLTICAVLQVILALPFLMENPVGYLSRSFDLGRQFLFKWTVNWRFLPEEVFQHRAFHLALLVLHFTALAFFALNRWHRSDESILSLLKDPTKRKIHPEPLSANQVIFPLFTSNFIGVCFSRSLHYQFYVWYFHTLPYLLWCTPPKKLAHLLKVLLLGLVELSWNTYPSTVYSSASLHVCHGIILLQLWLGTMSPLEEEKPLKKVE, encoded by the exons ATGGCGCCGGCGCCTGGGCCGCGGAGGAAGGGGGTGGCGGCGGCGGGGCCCGGCTCCCCGGTCCTGCTCCGGGCTTTACGCCGGGCCTGGCAGGAGAAGCACCTGGTGCTCTTCGAGCCTCGTTTCACCCCGCTGGTGGCCGCCTGCCTCTGCTTGGCCGAAGTGGGGGTCAACCTCTGGGTCATCCAGAGGGTGGCAT ATACCGAGATCGACTGGAAAGCTTACATGGATGAAGTGGAGGGCGTTGTGAACGGGACCCTGGATTACACCCAACTAAAGGGGGACACGGGACCCCTTGT GTATCCTGCTGGCTTTGTTTACATCTTCATGGGTCTGTATTATGCCACCGACCGAGGCACCAACATCCGCCTGGCACAGTACTTCTTTGCCACCCTGTACCTGGCCACCCTGCTGCTCGTTTTCTGCATCTACAGCCGCACCAATAAG GTGCCCCCCTATGTGTTCTTCTTCATGTGCTGTGCCTCCTACCGCATCCACTCCATTTTCGTCTTGCGCCTCTTCAATGACCCGGTGGCCATGGCAATCCTTTTCCTGGCTGTCAATCTCTTCCTGGAGGATCGCTGgtcctggggctgcttctgcttcaG CCTGGCTGTGTCTGTCAAAATGAACATCCTCCTCTTTGCGCCGggccttctcttccttctcctccggCGCTTTGGCCTGCGAGGGGCCATCCCAAAGCTGACCATCTGTGCAGTCCTTCAG GTGATCCTGGCTTTGCCCTTCCTGATGGAGAATCCCGTGGGGTACCTGTCCCGTTCCTTTGATTTGGGTCGTCAGTTCCTCTTCAAGTGGACCGTAAATTGGAGGTTCTTGCCCGAAGAAGTTTTCCAACACCGGGCTTTTCACCTGGCACTCTTGGTCCTCCACTTCACAGCCCTGGCTTTCTTTGCATTAAACAGGTGGCACAG ATCTGATGAAAGCATCTTGAGCCTGTTAAAGGATCCAACCAAGAGGAAGATCCATCCAGAACCCCTCTCAGCAAATC AGGTCATTTTCCCTCTCTTTACCTCTAATTTCATTGGCGTTTGCTTCAGCCGTTCCTTGCATTACCAGTTCTACGTCTGGTATTTTCACACCCTGCCCTACCTGCTCTGGTGCACGCCGCCCAAGAAGCTGGCCCACCTACTGAA AGTGCTTCTCCTAGGTTTAGTCGAACTCTCGTGGAACACATATCCCTCGACGGTTTACAGCTCAGCTTCTCTCCATGTGTGTCATGGGATCATCCTTCTGCAGCTCTGGCTTGGGACAATGTCTCCCCTGGAGGAGGAGAAACCGTTGAAAAAGGTGGAATGA